A single Malaclemys terrapin pileata isolate rMalTer1 chromosome 3, rMalTer1.hap1, whole genome shotgun sequence DNA region contains:
- the LOC128834302 gene encoding serine-rich single-pass membrane protein 1-like, with amino-acid sequence MEESVCMRHSRFNVGDFTSKFFNGKNKEHTCQSADPALYSEMAAAWAYLERKQARFDSKLSQQTVCDSDSSDINSENLDSGASSGKESETEYIPTTASLRHRKLELLKLRNTGSHWISELPCLHCKAKRTRKWLSQHFFNPMPPPHGKSSSLEENSSEMEDTGNG; translated from the exons ATGGA GGAATCTGTCTGCATGCGTCACAGCCGCTTCAACGTCGGGGATTTCACCAGCAAGTTCTTCAATgggaaaaacaaagagcacacctGCCAGTCCGCTGATCCTGCCCTCTATTCGGAGATGGCCGCAGCCTGGGCCTACTtagaaagaaagcaagcaaggTTCGACTCAAAGCTCAGCCAGCAGACTGTCTGTGATAGCGACTCCTCAGACATAAATAGCGAGAACTTGGATTCAGGGGCATCCTCGGGGAAGGAAAGTGAAACAGAATATATCCCCACCACAGCTAGCCTCAGGCACAGAAAGCTAGAACTACTGAAGCTAAGGAATACGGGGAGCCACTGGATCAGCGAACTACCCTGCCTTCACTGCAAAGCCAAGAGGACAAGAAAATGGCTGTcccagcatttctttaatcccaTGCCACCTCCTCATGGGAAGAGCAGTTCATTAGAAGAGAATTCCTCCGAG ATGGAGGACACCGGCAACGGATGA